In Mus musculus strain C57BL/6J chromosome 14, GRCm38.p6 C57BL/6J, the following are encoded in one genomic region:
- the Phf7 gene encoding PHD finger protein 7 isoform X1 codes for MKTLKEKNKHPRLRKTIRTKKVTQRKLSSSPVCLLCLQEPGDPEKLGEFLQKDNLCVHYFCLILSSRLPQKGQPNRGLHGFMPEDIKREAVRASKKICFVCKKKGAAIRCQNDQCVQNFHLPCGQERGCLSQFFGEYKSYCRKHRPTQNIHQGSLGEESCVLCCENLSRTSVENIQSPCCSQAIYHRKCIQKYAHTSAKHFFKCPQCNNREEFPQEMLRMGIHIPDRLHI; via the exons ATgaagactttaaaagaaaaaaacaaacatccAAGATTGAG AAAAACTATCAGGACTAAGAAGGTAACACAGAGGAAGCTGTCTTCAAGTCCTG TTTGCCTTCTATGCCTTCAAGAACCTGGTGATCCTGAAAAACTAGGAGAATTTCTTCAGAAAGACAATCTTTGTGTCCATTATTTCTGTCTT ATCCTGTCTAGCAGACTGCCTCAGAAGGGCCAACCCAACAGAGGTCTCCATGGATTTATGCCTGAAGACATCAAAAGGGAGGCAGTACGGGCTTCTAAGAAG ATCTGCTTTGTATGCAAGAAAAAAGGAGCTGCTATCAGATGCCAGAATGATCAGTGTGTCCAGAACTTCCATCTGCCTTGTGGCCAAGAAAGGGGTTGCCTTTCACAGTTTTTTGGAGAGTACAA ATCATATTGTAGAAAACATCGACCAACACAGAACATCCACCAGGGGAGTTTGGGGGAGGAAAGCTGTGTCTTGTGTTGCGAAAATTTATCCCGAACAAGTGTTGAGAACATCCAGAGCCCATGCTGTAGTCAAGCTATCTATCACCGCAAGTGTATCCAG AAATATGCCCACACATCAGCAAAGCACTTCTTCAAGTGTCCCCAGTGCAACAACCGAGAAGAGTTCCCACAGGAGATGCTGAGGATGGGGATCCACATCCCAGACAG ATTACATATCTGA
- the Phf7 gene encoding PHD finger protein 7 isoform 3 (isoform 3 is encoded by transcript variant 3): MKTLKEKNKHPRLRKTIRTKKVTQRKLSSSPVCLLCLQEPGDPEKLGEFLQKDNLCVHYFCLILSSRLPQKGQPNRGLHGFMPEDIKREAVRASKKKYAHTSAKHFFKCPQCNNREEFPQEMLRMGIHIPDRDAAWELEPGAFSELYQRYRHCDAPICLYEQGRDSFEDEGRWRLILCATCGSHGTHRDCSSLRPNSKKWECNECLPASTTS, from the exons ATgaagactttaaaagaaaaaaacaaacatccAAGATTGAG AAAAACTATCAGGACTAAGAAGGTAACACAGAGGAAGCTGTCTTCAAGTCCTG TTTGCCTTCTATGCCTTCAAGAACCTGGTGATCCTGAAAAACTAGGAGAATTTCTTCAGAAAGACAATCTTTGTGTCCATTATTTCTGTCTT ATCCTGTCTAGCAGACTGCCTCAGAAGGGCCAACCCAACAGAGGTCTCCATGGATTTATGCCTGAAGACATCAAAAGGGAGGCAGTACGGGCTTCTAAGAAG AAATATGCCCACACATCAGCAAAGCACTTCTTCAAGTGTCCCCAGTGCAACAACCGAGAAGAGTTCCCACAGGAGATGCTGAGGATGGGGATCCACATCCCAGACAG AGATGCTGCCTGGGAACTCGAGCCAGGGGCTTTCTCCGAGTTGTATCAGCGCTATCGGCATTGTGATGCCCCCATCTGTCTGTATGAGCAAGGCAGAGACAGCTTTGAGGATGAAGG ACGGTGGCGCCTCATTTTGTGTGCTACGTGTGGATCCCATGGAACCCACCGGGACTGCTCCTCTCTTAGACCAAACAGCAAGAAATGGGAATGtaatgagtgtttgcctgcttcAACCACGAGTTAG
- the Phf7 gene encoding PHD finger protein 7 isoform 2 (isoform 2 is encoded by transcript variant 2): protein MKTLKEKNKHPRLRKTIRTKKVTQRKLSSSPVCLLCLQEPGDPEKLGEFLQKDNLCVHYFCLILSSRLPQKGQPNRGLHGFMPEDIKREAVRASKKICFVCKKKGAAIRCQNDQCVQNFHLPCGQERGCLSQFFGEYKSYCRKHRPTQNIHQGSLGEESCVLCCENLSRTSVENIQSPCCSQAIYHRKCIQKYAHTSAKHFFKCPQCNNREEFPQEMLRMGIHIPDRRWRLILCATCGSHGTHRDCSSLRPNSKKWECNECLPASTTS, encoded by the exons ATgaagactttaaaagaaaaaaacaaacatccAAGATTGAG AAAAACTATCAGGACTAAGAAGGTAACACAGAGGAAGCTGTCTTCAAGTCCTG TTTGCCTTCTATGCCTTCAAGAACCTGGTGATCCTGAAAAACTAGGAGAATTTCTTCAGAAAGACAATCTTTGTGTCCATTATTTCTGTCTT ATCCTGTCTAGCAGACTGCCTCAGAAGGGCCAACCCAACAGAGGTCTCCATGGATTTATGCCTGAAGACATCAAAAGGGAGGCAGTACGGGCTTCTAAGAAG ATCTGCTTTGTATGCAAGAAAAAAGGAGCTGCTATCAGATGCCAGAATGATCAGTGTGTCCAGAACTTCCATCTGCCTTGTGGCCAAGAAAGGGGTTGCCTTTCACAGTTTTTTGGAGAGTACAA ATCATATTGTAGAAAACATCGACCAACACAGAACATCCACCAGGGGAGTTTGGGGGAGGAAAGCTGTGTCTTGTGTTGCGAAAATTTATCCCGAACAAGTGTTGAGAACATCCAGAGCCCATGCTGTAGTCAAGCTATCTATCACCGCAAGTGTATCCAG AAATATGCCCACACATCAGCAAAGCACTTCTTCAAGTGTCCCCAGTGCAACAACCGAGAAGAGTTCCCACAGGAGATGCTGAGGATGGGGATCCACATCCCAGACAG ACGGTGGCGCCTCATTTTGTGTGCTACGTGTGGATCCCATGGAACCCACCGGGACTGCTCCTCTCTTAGACCAAACAGCAAGAAATGGGAATGtaatgagtgtttgcctgcttcAACCACGAGTTAG
- the Phf7 gene encoding PHD finger protein 7 isoform 1 (isoform 1 is encoded by transcript variant 1), whose protein sequence is MKTLKEKNKHPRLRKTIRTKKVTQRKLSSSPVCLLCLQEPGDPEKLGEFLQKDNLCVHYFCLILSSRLPQKGQPNRGLHGFMPEDIKREAVRASKKICFVCKKKGAAIRCQNDQCVQNFHLPCGQERGCLSQFFGEYKSYCRKHRPTQNIHQGSLGEESCVLCCENLSRTSVENIQSPCCSQAIYHRKCIQKYAHTSAKHFFKCPQCNNREEFPQEMLRMGIHIPDRDAAWELEPGAFSELYQRYRHCDAPICLYEQGRDSFEDEGRWRLILCATCGSHGTHRDCSSLRPNSKKWECNECLPASTTS, encoded by the exons ATgaagactttaaaagaaaaaaacaaacatccAAGATTGAG AAAAACTATCAGGACTAAGAAGGTAACACAGAGGAAGCTGTCTTCAAGTCCTG TTTGCCTTCTATGCCTTCAAGAACCTGGTGATCCTGAAAAACTAGGAGAATTTCTTCAGAAAGACAATCTTTGTGTCCATTATTTCTGTCTT ATCCTGTCTAGCAGACTGCCTCAGAAGGGCCAACCCAACAGAGGTCTCCATGGATTTATGCCTGAAGACATCAAAAGGGAGGCAGTACGGGCTTCTAAGAAG ATCTGCTTTGTATGCAAGAAAAAAGGAGCTGCTATCAGATGCCAGAATGATCAGTGTGTCCAGAACTTCCATCTGCCTTGTGGCCAAGAAAGGGGTTGCCTTTCACAGTTTTTTGGAGAGTACAA ATCATATTGTAGAAAACATCGACCAACACAGAACATCCACCAGGGGAGTTTGGGGGAGGAAAGCTGTGTCTTGTGTTGCGAAAATTTATCCCGAACAAGTGTTGAGAACATCCAGAGCCCATGCTGTAGTCAAGCTATCTATCACCGCAAGTGTATCCAG AAATATGCCCACACATCAGCAAAGCACTTCTTCAAGTGTCCCCAGTGCAACAACCGAGAAGAGTTCCCACAGGAGATGCTGAGGATGGGGATCCACATCCCAGACAG AGATGCTGCCTGGGAACTCGAGCCAGGGGCTTTCTCCGAGTTGTATCAGCGCTATCGGCATTGTGATGCCCCCATCTGTCTGTATGAGCAAGGCAGAGACAGCTTTGAGGATGAAGG ACGGTGGCGCCTCATTTTGTGTGCTACGTGTGGATCCCATGGAACCCACCGGGACTGCTCCTCTCTTAGACCAAACAGCAAGAAATGGGAATGtaatgagtgtttgcctgcttcAACCACGAGTTAG
- the Phf7 gene encoding PHD finger protein 7 isoform X2, giving the protein MKTLKEKNKHPRLRKTIRTKKVTQRKLSSSPVCLLCLQEPGDPEKLGEFLQKDNLCVHYFCLILSSRLPQKGQPNRGLHGFMPEDIKREAVRASKKICFVCKKKGAAIRCQNDQCVQNFHLPCGQERGCLSQFFGEYKNMPTHQQSTSSSVPSATTEKSSHRRC; this is encoded by the exons ATgaagactttaaaagaaaaaaacaaacatccAAGATTGAG AAAAACTATCAGGACTAAGAAGGTAACACAGAGGAAGCTGTCTTCAAGTCCTG TTTGCCTTCTATGCCTTCAAGAACCTGGTGATCCTGAAAAACTAGGAGAATTTCTTCAGAAAGACAATCTTTGTGTCCATTATTTCTGTCTT ATCCTGTCTAGCAGACTGCCTCAGAAGGGCCAACCCAACAGAGGTCTCCATGGATTTATGCCTGAAGACATCAAAAGGGAGGCAGTACGGGCTTCTAAGAAG ATCTGCTTTGTATGCAAGAAAAAAGGAGCTGCTATCAGATGCCAGAATGATCAGTGTGTCCAGAACTTCCATCTGCCTTGTGGCCAAGAAAGGGGTTGCCTTTCACAGTTTTTTGGAGAGTACAA AAATATGCCCACACATCAGCAAAGCACTTCTTCAAGTGTCCCCAGTGCAACAACCGAGAAGAGTTCCCACAGGAGATGCTGA